The Vitis riparia cultivar Riparia Gloire de Montpellier isolate 1030 chromosome 3, EGFV_Vit.rip_1.0, whole genome shotgun sequence genome segment TCTCTTTCatgtatgtgtgtatatatatggaTAGCATTAACCTTAGTACCTCATCAAGTGCATCATCTGCCTTCTCACTTGCAGCCTGCACCCGCCCAATTACTCTTTTGTCTCTTTCATTGCTCAAGAAGAATGGCGGAGCACTCAGGGTTCTGGTTTGGGGCGGATGTGGAGATCCTGTTCAGCGGATGGCCTTTAGGTCACGGCCACTTCCACTTCTACTTGGCTCTACTTCTTGTGTTCATGCTATCCATGGTAGCCCAGATGTATGCAATGACTCCCATGAGCACCCCGAAGATTGTTCCTAAGAGCCTCATCAATCACGCCGCCCTACATGGCCTCCGTACTTTGATCGCCTACTTAGTTCTCCTCTGTGTCGTTACCTTCAATGTCGGAGTCATAATCACAGTACTCCTTGGACATGTCGCCGGCTACTTAGCTCTCACATTATACATCAAGTATTACTACCCTGTCCCAGTGGCGACTCCCCCTGCTGATGATGCCAAAGCCTGATGCCCCGCCTAACCAAGTTTCTTCTCGATGGCTACTATAACTATTTACATACTTATCTATAGATGGGGAGGAGACTTGAGAGAATAGGTTTGTATTCCTCCATACAGGCTAAGCTTTAGTATTGCATTCACTTATTGTTACTTTTGTACTCATGCTTTACAAGTGTGTTAGTTAATAAAAGTGTAATTGGTTCTCAATGACAATGGCTCTATATGGAatgattttttgtttactttaaaATGCTATGAAATTTTAGTCTCCACTTCAAGGTGCATGGGCTCTCATATTTCCAACACAAAGAAACCCAAGGCAGAAAAGAATTGAATCAAAATCGAGAGGgatttggttcttggaaaatcgGATATGATCcacatatatttgatttattaaggcagatataaatttcaaattttaatttagaagaAACAAGGTAAGACGACGACCAAGCTTCACAAAGCATTTGATCCACTGTCTTGCATGTGTAGTTTCTGAAGAAGATAATCTTCTGTAATCAAATCGGGGTACAAGGACTGGTCTGGTCTTTGTACAGATCGAATCATTACCATGCATGTTTGAAATTTTACTCCTAAAGTACCAGAAATACCTAATAATATATAGTAATGGTGACAATTTCAGCCAATACAGAAGGAAAGCTAGAGTGATATCATTGATGAAGGGAGGATGGTGCACCTATTGAAGGCGAAGACGACTAATAACGAGAGATTTTGGATATCTTAAGGAATAAAACCCTTTTGTTGAAGTTGGGCTGCTCGCCAGGAGGATGAGCAAATTAACGACGCCCTCAACTatataattatatgaaatatgaatgGGCTTAAAGCAATTCCCCCTTGAGCGTATTGCTTGGGACCCCATAGTACGGAGTCTAGAATAAtagaaggaagaaagaaaaaaaactccatACCTAACTGCAATGATGGCTCCACAATTTCCATTCACCCCAACATGCTAAAACATGATGTCACCTCATCACTAATAATAATACGAAATGTAGTGATTAATAGATggattgttttaatttttagatgtttttaaatattgataGCTATATATTGTagtaaataaaatgaattgcTGCGATCGTCCATAGCCTACACTAGCCATTAATCACATTAATGACCAAGGACTACCATTAGCCATGTAACCCCACAGTTCAGGCTCACCTTCATCATAACACATCGAATATGAAGAGTTGACTATCTTGATCATTGTTATAATGTTCATGAACGTAACACATGCACTTAGTAGATGAACCctcattaataaaaaatgtacaaatttattaaaacgTAATATAAATTCACAAGAAATAACCGACGCAATCGAATAAATTCCCTTTTTAACTACAATATAGTCATTACAGTCCCCCTCATAAGCatcttgtgtttttttcttgttcaatGCATTGCAATCCAGAgctaagttaaaaataatatatatgggGTCAACcaaaatttcatcatttatattgttaaatctaaaatcaaaataatttcctttttaaaaattaaaaggatctAATAGCTAGTATAGCGGTTGAATAATCTCCAtaggaattacttatgaagaccAACATTCTTGCATTAGTCAATGAAATCTTAGATTAGAAATACTCAttatgaaaatgaaactgaTGAAATTTGGataggaaaatgaagaatttcAGTTTGAGAAATGAGCATTAATGATAAAGATCAATATCTGGAAAAATCAATTCATACATAGATTCACATAGATCGGAATAGGATTTCCTGTTTTGTGCTTAAAATCTCTTTTTAGAACTTAGATTCTCATTCAACTATGCACTAATTTATTCCTATTTTACTCCTAGAATTAGACATACATGATCTACAGAAAAACATTAGATTAACTTGATCAAGGGCATTTGATGTATTAATCAagtatttttacaataaaaatcaaaagaatgcTACCTCAAGGTAATGGAATCTCATATCTAGAAAAGAAAGTTGAACTCATTACTGAGAAATGCACTTTTCTCCATCCTTGGTTGCATATGAGCGATTCTCTAGATATCAACTGAAGTTTAACTATCCATAGCACAATCTTCACAAGTGAAAGCCATATTTTGAAGTCGAGAAAACTAATTATAGGAAAAGACATCTTGCTTGCACATATTCATAACTTGTCACATAACTAAAACTAATCCTATTGAGAATCTAAGTAACTAAAACATCAATTTTGATACAattattaaatgtttttctCGAAATTTTGATACAATTTCGATACCATATTACAAATTGGAAACTAACTcgatgatttttttctttctctaattcAACCTCTAATATCAAAATAACCATTATGATATAGGTCGATACGTGTCAATACACAATCTAAGGTATCTTACCTTGTCAAATTGCACTTGCCTGTCAATTGAATGCTTGAAAACTTCTAAAGAGTTTAgtttgttataaaaattttattcgaTACATGTTGATACAACCTAATACCATAATTAACATATTTTCCCTATATCAAATGCAAAATCGCATGTCGAATAGGTGCATAATTCCTTCCAGTGAGTTTGGGTTGCAATCTAAATACCATTCAATAACACTTGATACCATTTGATAACAACATCGTCGTATCACTTAGTATTGAAACGAGAGTTCAATACAAGTACTATTACAACCCAATACAAGAAGGGTTTGCTACCCTTTAGGCATGGAGTGCCTTTTTCTCAAGATTAGTGTCCAACAACCACTGAGGAGAAAGATCGCATGAAGATAATACTTTATGATTCAACAGTGGGTAGCCTAATCTATGTGATGCTATATACTAGTTTGGATATTTGCATTGTTGTAggtatggtgagtagatatcCGTTTAATCTAGGCATGAAGCATTGGATGATgttcaagcatatactcaagtatcttcaAAGAATGAGGGATTATATGCTAGTGTATTGCAATAAGTTGTTACCCCTTGGGTATATGGATTTAGACTTTTAGTTTGATAGAGACTCTCACAAGTCAACCTCCATTTTTGTGTTCACTCTAGGTGGTAGGGCTCTTAGTTGGAGAAGTGTGAAGcaatttgttgggattgagcccttaaaagcaagacatgatgtaacaaaattagACTTAACCATCCCCTTGCTACCCTTTTGGTGTATTgtcattgatttgagcatttgacccatgtctcttacattaaacatgacttgggtgcattcggggttgcacagaagatacaagttatggtttccttgtaagtagataaattGTCCATAGTtcgttcatggatttgggcaatccagtaaAGACTTTAGTGCACctcctcctaattagagggatgacttgtcttggccatcgGGATTAGTTTCCCATActgagtgcactagtatatgtgatgcacactagacaagACCTACGATGAATGATGACGTAAGACTATcgattatcatgattcaccaagctattatatTGCATAGACTCTcattgagaggatattgagcctgtACCAAAATCAACAGGAGGCTTTGGCCTTTGtgtgagaccttaaagtggtcatatattcctatggattgagtcactctTGATGGAGGTTgatgacaataggtattctcaatataggtcctatgatatctcataggattgaaacagtgtgtccccttgggtttatccaaaagacatgtgatcatgaaatctatggccatggtaattcctttagtggaatttgatatatgctccttggaactagagtatgttagttgatcacataataagtaggatttgtaactcttaggatttgagaggtaatcttgattgGTGATatcactaccttgttagattatggacaccggTTCATAGGGAGTCTGCATGCAGTCGTAGGTCATGAACCCGAGCACTtagtgtcttgttgttatttacataaggtacttgactttagttgattctttgtaatAGGATGTTGAATccacttcagaattggattatgagggagctagtactcctatgggtcttagtggttcctgctttgagctcatatatctTGTTGAAATAgattatgagggttagattgactttaggttcacttttgtgtataagggctttttggtaattatgcaagattgtacaggggtaagtgaacaaggtctctaaattgggctaattgattagtTAGTAGAcactattgggttaattaatcaattaggactcatttttggctagattaagtaacctaagCCTATatggctcaagtcacttaagcttagttaggatccctataaatacccttaggggttagggtttctataacttttgtcttccaccatccagagagatAGAGAGTCATAACCTCCACCCTCCTTTCCTCCCAtcggaagtgtgccaagaataaggttgagtcatcaggcggaagatcgtgggtttatgagactttcaacaacttcaacacttggaatttaatgtttgggaacatccaaacctaaaggtgagtactttaaccctaaacatcaatttttatttttttattttataaaatcggCATTGCTTCCgatgcttagatctaagatgctaacaattggtattagagccaaaTTATAAGCATGCTTAGATCTTTATTTAGGGTATGCTAACATCTTTTTTTGTAGCCTGATATTATCCCATGGTCAAAGGACACATGTatgttcctttttattatttactgtGATGAATGAATGGGAtaatttgtttctttgtttcttcataGATTTGGTTGTAAGGTCCATTAAAGGAgcatatgttttctttttctttgtaaagCTTCATAGATTGGGTTGTAAGCTCTATGATAGGACCAtaggatttattttatgatgtaaagtcctattttttattatctatagaGGGCTACAAGAGAAGATTTCCTCAATGATGTCAATGAAGATTGGATCTTTATTGGAGTATCATCTATGAAGATTGAAGGATTTTAATGCCTGTGGAAGAAAGGTTTAATCCTTCCTTTGattgaataataaaagaaaaagggaacaaggagaaagtttatttatttatttatttattatagctCCATGGCTGCACAACAATGTTATCTTTGACTTAAAATTGGGGCTATCTCCTATGAGTTTCTTAGGGCAATCTTCATATGGTTTTGAATTataagaagtcaagaatccaacgccaCAAATGGTttgcaatttggagttgaaatgagggagaTATAGTCATTTGAAGCAAAGCTGCATAGAGGGTATGTTGTTATGGGATCGCATACGGGGTCcaattctttttgtttgtttgggcTCATTTTTTTTGGGCCACTTGTTGGGCTTAGAAGTTGCTGAATTGTAGCAGCTATACAAGAGCCtcttttggcaagttttgatgcCAGATATTGTGTCAAGTTGAAGACAAATGACTTTTGTTCACAATTGGAATGTTGTGAAAAATATTCTTTGGCCATGGGATctcttttggaattttttttttttttttttttttgcatattgtTATATTGCATGTGTTGAGAAGTGCTTTCAAAGTTactaattttggattttcttagggaaaacaaattttcatgagaaagttatttccaaattaaagttttattcaaaattggaATGATACTACTATTAAggaatttttatatggaaagattttttttaaaaaaaaaaaaaaaaaaaaaagtgagagaatctagtttccttttctaaaaatccttagaagatccatttttttttcttcaaaatttctaatcttgagatCTTCAAGGACTTGAGTTTCAATATTAAGGGaagattcttttattttaaatctttataaaattggatATTCCTTATAAGCACAAGTATTCCCAACTTAGTGAATACTTGtataaaaaagtttttggaaattctcatgatagataatttattttaagaaggtcaccaaaaattattgaaagctTCTTATGAAAAATGTATAAAACTCTTAGTAATTTTAGTGGatataaatttcttgaaaattagatttcaaagcatattatttacttaattttggaatagtgtagattaagaaaataaaacttgtgaaaataaattagagagcaaagttttattttctaaattattctaaaggattctaaattattttctctaaaattattttaataagaattcttatagaataaaagttttcCTTTTGGATAAAGTGCTctctagttttattttttaagttttggaaACTTTCTTATTACACTAATCCTTAATTTGGAgagtaaatatttgtttttaaaattttcaagatggataatttatcattaagggaattactaaaaattttattttttggaattttcatgaaattgattattatgaaaatagattccatatttaagaatatttattaattggaaagGTGTAGgaataaggaaattaaatttatgaggAATTTTGAGTATGAGAGTTAAAGTTTCgttctaaatttattcttaaggatttaaatttttatttatttatcatttttttttttgagaatccttgaagaattaaatcTTTCCTAATTGGATAAGGTGCtctcaagttttcaaaatttataaattggaGGTTTCTTTATTATACTAAGTTTCCAATTTGGATAATAAATATCTAatggaaatttt includes the following:
- the LOC117910963 gene encoding copper transporter 3-like, which gives rise to MAEHSGFWFGADVEILFSGWPLGHGHFHFYLALLLVFMLSMVAQMYAMTPMSTPKIVPKSLINHAALHGLRTLIAYLVLLCVVTFNVGVIITVLLGHVAGYLALTLYIKYYYPVPVATPPADDAKA